Below is a genomic region from Sorghum bicolor cultivar BTx623 chromosome 9, Sorghum_bicolor_NCBIv3, whole genome shotgun sequence.
CGGGCGGCTCCTGGTCTCCCTCCTGCGGCAGTGCGCGGAGCTCCTCCACGGGGACGAGGACACCGAGCGCATCTCTGCGGCGCGTCGCGTTGCGCCGCAGCTGCATTCTCTGGCCGTTCGCGCGGGCCACGCGCGGGACCCGCGTGTCGCGTGCGCGCTCGCCGACCTCCTCGTGCGCCTGGGCCGCGGGGCCTCGGCCCGGCGCCTGCTCGAGGAAGCTAcggcggtggaggaggagggggaggacggcgacgaggaggaggactcGGTGCTGTGGAACAAGCGCGTCGCCATGCTCGCGGAGGCGGAGGAGTGGGGCGACGCGATCGCCGCGTTCGGGGAGATGCGGGCGCGCGGGGTGGCTCCCGACGGGTACGCGTGCGCGCGGGCGCTCCACGCGTGCGGCCGCGCGGGGGCGCCGCGCGAGGGGCAGGCCGTGCACGCGCACGCCGCCAAGGCGGGCCACGTCGCCGCGCACCCGCTCGTGCCGGGCTTCCTCGCCGGCATGTACGCTGAGAGCGCGGACGTGGGCGCGGCCAGGCGGGTGCTCGAGACGGAGGACGCGCCGCCCGTCGCGTGGAACGTCGTCGTGGCCTGCTGTGCGCGTCTGGGGCTCGTGGACGACGCGCTGGACCTCGCGGAGCGCATGGCGAGGTCGGGCCGGCTCGAGCTCGAGCCCAGCCTCGCGACGTGGAACGCCGTGCTGTCCGGCTGCGCGCGGAATGGGCGCGACCGGGAAGCGTTCGGAGTTGTTCGGATCATGCTGGATCAGGGACTGCAACCGGACTCCAGCTCTATGTCGAGCCTGCTCAAGTCCGTGGCCAGCTTGGGGCTGCTTGCCCATGGCATGGAAGCCCATGGCTTCTTCCTCAGGAACCAGCTCGAGCCGGACGTGTACACTGGGACGGCGTTCGTTGACATGTACGCCAAGTGTGGCCACCTCGAATACGCCCAGAAGGTGTTCGACACACTGGAGCTTAGGAACATTACCACATGGAACTCACTGGTTGCGGGGTACGCGAACGCCGGTCAGTTTGACCATGCTCTGGACCTTGTGGAGGAGATGAAGAGGAACAGGCTTGATCCTGACGTAACCACTTGGAACGGGCTGATCAATGGTTATTCGGTGAACGGTAAGAGTTCGCAGGCTGTGCTGCTGCTCCGGCAGATCAAGGCGATTGGTTTGACACCCAATGTGGTTTCTTGGACTTCGTTGATCTCTGGAAGCTGCAACAATGGAGACTATGAAGATTCATTCTACTTCTTCAATGAGATGCAGAAGGACCATGTCCAGCCCAGCGTGGTTACCATGTCGGTTTTGCTGCGTGCTTGTGCAGGGCTCGCTTTGCTGAAGAAAGGGAAGGAGCTGCATTGTTTTGCTCTGCGAAGAGCGTATGATCGTGACATGGTTGTTGGAACAGCACTAATTGACATGTACTCAAAGTCAGGAAACTTGGCAAGTGCACAGCGGATATTCGAAAGGATTCAGGAGAATAATTTGGTGTCTTCCAATGCCATGCTCACTGGACTAGCAGCCCATGGGCAGGGCCATGAGGCAATAGCGCTGTTCCACGACATGTGCAATTCAGGATTGAAGCCAGACAGTATAACCTTCACAGCACTGCTTACTGCTTGCAGATCAATGGACTTGGTCACTGAAGGGTGGGAGTATTTTGATACCATGGAAAGCAGATATGGTGTGACACCGACAGTTGAGAACTATGCATGCATGGTTGACCTGTTGGCAAGATGTGGCTACCTCGATGAAGCAATGGACTTCATCAATAAGTCACCATTCAAGTCAGTATCAAGCTTATGGGGAGCCCTTCTAACCGGTTGCACGTTACATGGAAACCTTGCTCTTGCCGAGGCAGCTGCAAGGAAATTGTTCAAACTAGAGCCGTACAATTCAGCCAATTACTTGCAGATGGTGAGCTTGTACGAACATGAACAGATGTTTGATGAAGCTGAGAGCCTCAAGTATGCAATGAAAGCAAGAGCACTGGATACTCGACCTGGGTGGAGTTGGATACAGATTGAACAAAGTATCCATGTGTTTGAAGTCGAGGGGAAGCCACATCCAGATACTGCAGAGATATATGAAGAGCTCATTCGTTTGGTTTTTCAGATCAGAAAGTCAGGATATGTGCCAGACACTAGCTGCATAGTGTATAACGTtccagaagaagagaaggagaaGCTGCTGCTGAGCCATACTGAGAAGCTAGCTATCACCTATGGTTTGATCCATTCAGATGCAAGCAGAGTGCCCATCAGGGTG
It encodes:
- the LOC8066540 gene encoding pentatricopeptide repeat-containing protein At4g01030, mitochondrial, with translation MAAQAISLSLPTPPTHHHHHHHAKPPPPPLRQAHSPPPHLLLKAGSLAEALRGVDSFRDGRLLVSLLRQCAELLHGDEDTERISAARRVAPQLHSLAVRAGHARDPRVACALADLLVRLGRGASARRLLEEATAVEEEGEDGDEEEDSVLWNKRVAMLAEAEEWGDAIAAFGEMRARGVAPDGYACARALHACGRAGAPREGQAVHAHAAKAGHVAAHPLVPGFLAGMYAESADVGAARRVLETEDAPPVAWNVVVACCARLGLVDDALDLAERMARSGRLELEPSLATWNAVLSGCARNGRDREAFGVVRIMLDQGLQPDSSSMSSLLKSVASLGLLAHGMEAHGFFLRNQLEPDVYTGTAFVDMYAKCGHLEYAQKVFDTLELRNITTWNSLVAGYANAGQFDHALDLVEEMKRNRLDPDVTTWNGLINGYSVNGKSSQAVLLLRQIKAIGLTPNVVSWTSLISGSCNNGDYEDSFYFFNEMQKDHVQPSVVTMSVLLRACAGLALLKKGKELHCFALRRAYDRDMVVGTALIDMYSKSGNLASAQRIFERIQENNLVSSNAMLTGLAAHGQGHEAIALFHDMCNSGLKPDSITFTALLTACRSMDLVTEGWEYFDTMESRYGVTPTVENYACMVDLLARCGYLDEAMDFINKSPFKSVSSLWGALLTGCTLHGNLALAEAAARKLFKLEPYNSANYLQMVSLYEHEQMFDEAESLKYAMKARALDTRPGWSWIQIEQSIHVFEVEGKPHPDTAEIYEELIRLVFQIRKSGYVPDTSCIVYNVPEEEKEKLLLSHTEKLAITYGLIHSDASRVPIRVIKNTRMCNDCHELAKHISALCARQIILRDADRFHYFTDGKCSCNNCW